One Streptomyces sp. RPA4-2 genomic window carries:
- a CDS encoding M48 family metallopeptidase: MGEGVIVRTVEEKSQSCPECGAAISADSRFVVWCGACDWNVDPQEPQRDRDRLDRARRALARRHGERLLTEFTAGGRPRARRDAASLLAFAIGLAVHGVTLALAFGGLWWLVRGWGGVGMLPGLLLLVAAWSLRPRAARLPEAVPALLREDAPEFYALVDEVAGVVGTRGIDRVVVDGGVNASVVAHGVPGRRLLVLGLPLWEVLTPQQRIALLGHELAHYSNGDTRHGLVVSAAYRSLTTWHYYFVPIEDPSVVEMVVNLFYAVPRLLLLGVLTLLDHLTLRAAQRAEYLADREAARAASTEAAVGLMDRLLVAGSVEVVLRREANRAALAGPRGARTAEAGGDEIWERLGAHMASIPENEYERQRRVGARRGHSVDSTHPPTHLRRTCLLVGPSLPAAVVTNEDRERRIAAELAGARATVGRDIVRDGFGD; encoded by the coding sequence ATGGGGGAGGGCGTCATCGTGCGCACCGTCGAGGAGAAGTCCCAGTCGTGCCCGGAGTGCGGAGCCGCGATCAGCGCGGACAGCAGGTTCGTCGTCTGGTGCGGGGCCTGCGACTGGAACGTCGATCCGCAGGAGCCACAGCGGGACCGGGATCGGCTGGATCGGGCACGGCGTGCGCTGGCCCGAAGACACGGCGAGAGGCTGCTGACGGAGTTCACGGCCGGCGGGAGACCGCGCGCCCGGCGCGACGCCGCCTCGCTGCTCGCCTTCGCGATCGGCCTCGCCGTGCACGGCGTCACCCTGGCCCTGGCCTTCGGCGGCCTCTGGTGGCTGGTGCGCGGATGGGGCGGGGTGGGCATGCTGCCGGGGCTGCTCCTCCTCGTGGCCGCGTGGTCCCTCAGACCGCGTGCGGCGCGGCTGCCCGAGGCGGTTCCGGCGCTGCTCCGTGAAGACGCGCCCGAGTTCTACGCGCTGGTCGACGAGGTCGCCGGGGTGGTGGGCACCCGCGGGATCGACCGGGTGGTGGTCGACGGGGGCGTCAACGCGAGTGTCGTGGCCCACGGTGTGCCAGGGCGGCGGCTGTTGGTGCTGGGCCTGCCTCTGTGGGAAGTTCTCACGCCGCAGCAGCGGATCGCGCTGCTGGGCCACGAACTCGCCCACTACAGCAACGGCGACACCCGTCACGGCCTCGTCGTGTCGGCGGCGTACCGCTCCCTGACCACCTGGCACTACTACTTCGTTCCGATCGAGGACCCGTCCGTCGTCGAGATGGTCGTCAACCTCTTCTACGCGGTGCCGCGCCTGCTTCTCCTGGGCGTGCTGACGCTGCTCGACCACCTGACGCTGCGGGCCGCCCAGCGAGCCGAATACCTGGCCGACCGCGAGGCCGCCCGGGCCGCTTCCACGGAGGCGGCCGTGGGCCTGATGGACCGCCTCCTGGTGGCGGGGTCCGTCGAGGTCGTCCTCCGTCGCGAGGCCAACCGCGCCGCCCTCGCCGGACCACGCGGTGCCCGCACGGCGGAGGCCGGGGGCGACGAGATCTGGGAGCGGCTCGGCGCGCACATGGCGTCGATCCCCGAGAACGAGTACGAGCGGCAGCGGCGAGTCGGCGCCCGGCGCGGACACAGCGTCGACTCGACCCACCCGCCGACCCACCTCAGACGTACGTGTCTGCTCGTCGGTCCGTCGCTGCCGGCTGCCGTGGTGACGAACGAGGACCGGGAACGACGGATCGCCGCCGAACTCGCGGGCGCCCGTGCCACGGTGGGCCGCGACATTGTCCGCGACGGCTTCGGGGACTGA
- a CDS encoding LuxR C-terminal-related transcriptional regulator — protein sequence MGVRLMVVDDHRLLAEALASALKLRGHRVLAAAAPAAGAAELVITRAPEVCLIGTATPAEPGMFDPVVKIKRERPQVAVLVLGPVPNPRGIAAAFAAGASGYVRHDERIEGVERAIMKARAGEAAVAPGLLQGAFSELLNPAAQPDDEGQRLLQMLTPREVEVLVRVADGEDTRLIAAGMGIAPSTARTHVQRVLMKLGVGSRLEAAALAARTGLLDRAGTVAT from the coding sequence ATGGGAGTGCGGCTCATGGTGGTCGACGACCACCGACTGCTCGCCGAGGCGCTGGCCTCGGCGTTGAAGCTGCGCGGGCACCGGGTGCTCGCCGCGGCGGCACCTGCCGCGGGAGCGGCGGAGCTGGTGATCACGAGGGCACCCGAGGTGTGCCTGATCGGTACGGCGACACCCGCCGAGCCGGGGATGTTCGACCCGGTGGTCAAGATCAAGCGAGAACGTCCGCAGGTGGCCGTTCTGGTGCTGGGCCCGGTGCCGAACCCGCGTGGCATCGCCGCCGCGTTCGCCGCGGGCGCGTCGGGATACGTACGCCATGACGAGCGCATAGAGGGCGTCGAACGGGCGATCATGAAGGCGAGGGCGGGCGAGGCCGCGGTGGCCCCCGGCCTGCTCCAGGGTGCCTTCAGCGAACTGCTCAACCCCGCCGCCCAGCCGGACGACGAGGGCCAGCGCCTGCTCCAGATGCTGACACCCCGGGAGGTCGAGGTGCTGGTCCGGGTCGCCGACGGCGAGGACACCCGGCTGATCGCGGCGGGCATGGGCATCGCGCCCTCCACGGCCCGGACCCATGTCCAGCGGGTGCTGATGAAGCTGGGCGTGGGGTCGAGACTGGAGGCGGCGGCACTGGCGGCACGAACGGGACTGCTTGACCGGGCGGGGACGGTGGCCACCTAG